In the Sandaracinus amylolyticus genome, CGCAGCGCCGAGTCGAGGTGCTGGGACGCGAGGTCGGCATCGCCGATCTCGACGAGCGTCTCCGCGTACTCGAGCTGCGAGCTCGCGAGCGCGCTCTCGCGATCCGCGCTCTTGTCCGTCGCGAGCAGCTCGCACGCCTTGCGGAACGTGTTCGCCGCGGCGACCGCGTCGCCCTCCTCGCGGCGCAGGCGCGCGAGGTTGAGCTGCACCTCGGCCTCGCAGCGCGGATCGTCGTTCGCGGTCGCGCTCTCGATCGCCTGACCGAGCAGGCGCTGGGCATCGCGCCGCCGCTCGCGCTTGATCGCGACGCGGCCGAGCACGAGCAACATGCGCGCGCGCTCCTTGTTGCGCGGCCCCGCGAGCTCGAGCGCCTCGCGCAGCACGCCGTCGGCGCCCGCGAGATCGCCGTGCGCCTCGAGCGCCTCGCCCAGCTTGCGGCTGAAGGTGACGAGCGCGCGATCGAGCGAGAGGTCGCCGGAGAGCAGGAGCTCGCGGCGCGCGAGATCGAGGCCGCGCCGGAACGCGAGCGTCGCGGCCATCGCGTCGCCACGGAGCATCGCGGCGTCGCCCATGCGCTCGAGGAGCAGGAGCGCGCTCATCGGCTCGCCCGCCTTGAACGCGTGCTCGGCGCGCACCTCGAGGACCGCGCCGTTGCCCGCCGCGACCTGCAGCGCACGCGCGTGCAGCTCCTTGCGGGCCTCGGCGGGGATCGATGCCTCCACGAGATCGCGCACGAAGGGGTGCACGACCTCGACACGATCGGAGATCGTGAAGAGCAGACCGAGCCGCGTGAGCGTCTCGATCGCCGCGAGGTCACCGGCCTGCGCGACCTCGCGCAGCCACTCGATCGGGCACGAGTCGCCGAGCACCGAGACCGCCTGGAGCAAGCGGCGCGACGGGAGATCGAGTCGCTCGAGGCGCGCCATCACCGCGTCGGCGAGGCGCGGCGGGAGCGTCTCGTCGTGGCCGTCCTTCCCCAGCGCGCGCACCTGCTCGAGGTAGAGCGGCAGCAGCAGGCGCTGCGTGGGCTCGGTCGAGCGCTCGCGCGAGACCGGGCGCGGCGCGGACACGGTGCCGTTGAGGAAGTCCTGCGCCTCTTCGTTGTCGAGGCCGCGCAGCACGAGGCTCATCGCCTGCGGGTGCGGGCTGGGCTCGCGGATCGCCGCGCCGCTCGTGACGATCAGCGTCGGCGTGGGCGCCACGAGATCGACGAGGCGCGTCAGCGCGAGGCGGCTCAGCGTGTCGCAGCGCGTGAGATCGTCGATCACGAGGACGACGATGCCCGAGCGCGCACGGCTCGCCGCGACGCGCACCGCCGCCGCGAGCGCCGCCGCGACCGCGCCCGCGCGCGGCACGCCGGGCAGCCCGGGCAGGCCCTTCGACTCGACGATCTCCGCGATGCCGGCGCGCGCGAGCGGATCCGAGATCAGCCCGCCGGTCGCGAGCTCGGGCAGGCGGCTCTCGTCGACGTCGAGCAGCCCCGCGATCAGCGTGCGCACCGCGAAGTACGGCGCGGGCGCGCCGCTCGGATGCGGGCCCGACATCACGACCTGATCGCCCGAGCCCGACGCGAGCAGCGCGAGCTCCGAGAGCAGCCGCGTCTTGCCGACGCCCGGCTCGCCGAGCACGCGCATCCACACCGGGCGCTCGGTGACGAGCGTGCGCAGGTTCGCGAGCTGCGCGAGCTCGGCATCACGACCGACGAGCGGACGCCGCGTCGCCGCGGGCTGCACCGAGCCGCGAGCCGGCGCGGGCTGCGGCGGGGCCTGGGTGCCGGCGCGATCGGGACGCGCCGACGGCGGGATCGTGACGATGCCGGTGAGGCGCGTGCCGCACTCCCCGCAGAAGCGCACCGTCATCGGGTTCATGTGCCCGCACGTCGGGCACTCGATCATGCTGACGTGGCGCGTCTCGAGCGACTCCTCGGCGCGACGGACCGCGTCGTCCATCTCGTCGGCGCTCTGGAAGCGCTTGCCCGGTGCCTTCGCGAGCGATCGGATCGTGAGCTCGGCGAGCTGATCCGGGATGCGGCGCTGCGGCGCGATCACGCGCGGATCGGGCACCGGATCGTGGATGTGCCGCAGCACGACCTTGGTCGGCGTGTCGTCGGTGTACGGCAGTCGATCGGTGAGCATCTCGAAGAGCAGGACGCCCATCGAGTAGAGATCGCTGCGCCCGTCGAGCTCGTCCCCGCGGCCCTGCTCCGGGCTCATGTAGTCGGGCGTGCCGCACACCAGCCCCGGCGACGTGATCGACGACGAGCCGGGGCCGACGATCGTCGCGAGACCGAAGTCGACGACCTTCACGACCTCGTCGCCCTTGCGGCCCTTCTGGACGATGATGTTCTCGGGCTTGAGATCGCGGTGCACCACGCCGAGCGCGTGCGCTTCGCCGAGCGCGGCGAGGACCTTGCGCAGGATGCGGCAGATGCGCTTGAACGGGAGCGGGCCCTCCTCCGCGAGCACCGTCGCGAGATCCTTGCCCGCGAGGTACTCCATCACGAGGTAGAGGATCCCGTCGTCGGTGCGACCGAAGTCGATGATGCCGACGCTCTCGGGGTGGTTCAGGCGGCTCGCCGCGCGCGCCTCGTTGTAGAAGCGCGCGACCGTCTGCTCGTCGCCGAGCAGGTGCGGATGGATCACCTTCACCGCGACGGTGCGTCCGAGCATGTTCTGGACGCCCTTGTAGACGCGCCCCATGCCGCCGACGCCGATCAGCTCCTGGATCAGATAGCCGCCCGCGATGGTGCGGCCGACCATCGGATCGCCGGGAGAGCTGGGATCGTCGCGCTCGAGATTGTGCCCACAAGCCGAGCAGAAGCGGTCCGCTTCCTCGCCCGGAGCTGCGCACTGGGGGCACGACTTCACGCGCGCGAGCATACCGGAACCCGTACATCGTGATCACGTGTGTTGATCGATTCCCCTGCACCCACGGTACAGACGGAGTCGGACGGGGTCGCGAGTTGCTCCACGTCGACACGCGACGCACGGGGACGTGCCGCGCTACGCTGCGCGCGCGATGAAGGCCGCCGCCGCGACTCCGCGCTCGTTCCGCGCCGCGGGCACGACCGAAGCGCTGCGTGCCGCGGCGCTCGGAGCGAACCTCTGGGCGATCGCGCTGCTGCTGCCGGTGCTGCACGGCGGCGCGCGCGCGATCGACGCGGTGATCGTGCTGGTGCCGCTGCTGCCGCTCGCGATCGGCACGCGCGCGCTGGGGTCGCCCGTGCCGCGTTTGTCGCCGGTCACGCAGCGTGGGCTCGCGATCGCGACGTTGCTCTTCGCGTTCCCGATCACGCTCGCGAGCGCGATCGCGTCGCGTGCCGACCTCGCGGATCGCGATGCGTGGGGGCCGCTCGGGCTCTTGGTCGCGTCGATCTCGCTGCTCGCGTTCGGGGCGGTGAGCGCCGAGGCGTGCGGGCGACCGGTGGTGCTGCGGACCTCGAGCGCGCAGGGGCTCGCGACGGTGCAGCCTGCGAGCGAGCCGCCGCTGCGGCGCTGGCTGCGGCGCGCGATCGTCGGCGGAGTGACGGCGGGCGCGCTGCTCGCGGCGGTGGTCGCGCCCGCGATCGGCGCGCGCGCGACGCTGGTGCGCACCTGGGGCGACTCGGCGGACGAGGCGACGGTGCTCGCGTCGATCGTGGGCGCCGCGGCGGGCTCGATCGGGCTCGCGGCGTTCGTCGGGCCGCGGCTGCGCGCGCCGCGCGCGGGCGAGCTCCCGTCGGCGTCGCGTCGTGCGCTGCGGGTCAGCATCGCGATGTTGCTCGCGGCCGCGGCGCTGGTGGCGTTCTTCCTCCTGCGCGCGTGGGAGAGGTCGGTGACGACGTGAGCGGCGATCGCGACCACGGAACCCGCTATCATCGGCGGCGCACGTGACGACCTCCGCGAGCAAGGGAAGCCCCGGCGGCGTACGCATCCTCGACCGGCTGCGCGACGACGGACGCATCACCGCGCCGCAGTACGAGAGCTTCTACCACCAGGCCAAGCGCACCGGAGAGCGCATCGAGGAGTCGATCCTCGAGTCCGGCGCGATGAGCGAGGCCGACCTGCTCAAGTTCGTCGCGTCGCTCTACAAGACGCGCTTCGTCTCGACCGAGCGGCTCTCGAAGGCGGAGATCGATCGCGCGACGCTCGACCTCGTCCCGCGACGGCTCGCGGAGCGGCTGCAGTGCGTGCCGATCCTCTACGACCGCCGCGCGCAGGTGCTCTCGGTCGTGACCTACGAGCTCGAGGAGGACGTCGGCAAGCAGCTCGCGGTCGCGACCGGCGCGCGCGAGGTGCGCGTGTTCGCCGCGCGACCGGCGACGGTGCGCGCGGCGCTGCGTCGCTTCTACGGCGGCGATCCCCACGCGTTCGCGCAGGTGCAGGGCGCGCCCGCGAGCTACGCGCTCGGGCTCGACGCGTTCGAGCGCGGCAGCGGCGGTGGGCCCTCGATCTCGCTCGATCCCACGCCGCGCGGCGGGATCTCGCTCGATCTCGAGCTCGACGATCGCACGCCCGCGATCGGCTTCGCGCCCGCGCCGCCAGCACCCGCCCGTCCCGCCGCGCCGGCCCGCGCAGCACCGCCGACGCCGCCCGAGCTGAAGATCGAGATGCCACGCTTCGAGGTCGCGCCCGACTGGGCCGCGTACCTCGAGACCGTGAACGTGCTGGTGACGGTGCTCGACGGATCGCGCGCCGAGCTGCGCGGTCACTCGTCGCAGGTCGCGCGCCTCTGCGGGCAGCTCGCGGATCGTCTCTCCATCAGCGGCGCCGACCGCCACGCGATCGTGCTCGCCGGGTACCTGCACGACGTGGGCAAGGCGAGCAGCTATCACCTCACCGCGCTCAACGTCTCGCGCTTCGACGGGCATCGCCTGCAGGCGCAGCGCAGCCACCTCAGCCCGCTGCGCATGTTCGAGTCGGCGCGCCTGCCGCCTGCGACGATCGACGCGCTCACGCACCTCTACGAGCGCTACGACGGACAGGGCTTCCCCGATCGCCAGGCGGGCAACGCCATCCCGATCGGCGCGCGCATCGTGTCGCTGGTCGAGACCTACTGCGATCTCACGGTGAACCCGAAGAACCCGTATCGCCGGACGCTCTCGCCGCGCGAGGCGCTCGACGTGCTGCGGCAGCTCGGATCGCAGCTCTTCGATCCCGGGCTCGTCGGCGCGCTGCGGCAGGTCGTGGTGGGCGACGAGACGAGCGGAAAGAACGGCGCGCGCACGCGCGTGCTGATCGTCGATCCCGAGCGCGAGGAGACCACGATGCTCGAGCTGCGCCTCGCCGAGGCGGGCCACGGCGTCGTGGTGGTGCGCGATC is a window encoding:
- a CDS encoding serine/threonine-protein kinase; the encoded protein is MKSCPQCAAPGEEADRFCSACGHNLERDDPSSPGDPMVGRTIAGGYLIQELIGVGGMGRVYKGVQNMLGRTVAVKVIHPHLLGDEQTVARFYNEARAASRLNHPESVGIIDFGRTDDGILYLVMEYLAGKDLATVLAEEGPLPFKRICRILRKVLAALGEAHALGVVHRDLKPENIIVQKGRKGDEVVKVVDFGLATIVGPGSSSITSPGLVCGTPDYMSPEQGRGDELDGRSDLYSMGVLLFEMLTDRLPYTDDTPTKVVLRHIHDPVPDPRVIAPQRRIPDQLAELTIRSLAKAPGKRFQSADEMDDAVRRAEESLETRHVSMIECPTCGHMNPMTVRFCGECGTRLTGIVTIPPSARPDRAGTQAPPQPAPARGSVQPAATRRPLVGRDAELAQLANLRTLVTERPVWMRVLGEPGVGKTRLLSELALLASGSGDQVVMSGPHPSGAPAPYFAVRTLIAGLLDVDESRLPELATGGLISDPLARAGIAEIVESKGLPGLPGVPRAGAVAAALAAAVRVAASRARSGIVVLVIDDLTRCDTLSRLALTRLVDLVAPTPTLIVTSGAAIREPSPHPQAMSLVLRGLDNEEAQDFLNGTVSAPRPVSRERSTEPTQRLLLPLYLEQVRALGKDGHDETLPPRLADAVMARLERLDLPSRRLLQAVSVLGDSCPIEWLREVAQAGDLAAIETLTRLGLLFTISDRVEVVHPFVRDLVEASIPAEARKELHARALQVAAGNGAVLEVRAEHAFKAGEPMSALLLLERMGDAAMLRGDAMAATLAFRRGLDLARRELLLSGDLSLDRALVTFSRKLGEALEAHGDLAGADGVLREALELAGPRNKERARMLLVLGRVAIKRERRRDAQRLLGQAIESATANDDPRCEAEVQLNLARLRREEGDAVAAANTFRKACELLATDKSADRESALASSQLEYAETLVEIGDADLASQHLDSALRHARASGATAVAARATGVLGTLRELAGELAQAASLYRDAAGLAQEAGDAEAAARWNAAADAA
- a CDS encoding DUF4388 domain-containing protein: MTTSASKGSPGGVRILDRLRDDGRITAPQYESFYHQAKRTGERIEESILESGAMSEADLLKFVASLYKTRFVSTERLSKAEIDRATLDLVPRRLAERLQCVPILYDRRAQVLSVVTYELEEDVGKQLAVATGAREVRVFAARPATVRAALRRFYGGDPHAFAQVQGAPASYALGLDAFERGSGGGPSISLDPTPRGGISLDLELDDRTPAIGFAPAPPAPARPAAPARAAPPTPPELKIEMPRFEVAPDWAAYLETVNVLVTVLDGSRAELRGHSSQVARLCGQLADRLSISGADRHAIVLAGYLHDVGKASSYHLTALNVSRFDGHRLQAQRSHLSPLRMFESARLPPATIDALTHLYERYDGQGFPDRQAGNAIPIGARIVSLVETYCDLTVNPKNPYRRTLSPREALDVLRQLGSQLFDPGLVGALRQVVVGDETSGKNGARTRVLIVDPEREETTMLELRLAEAGHGVVVVRDRAEATAAITKERFQLIVSELELGGEDGFALLGALRAEPSAAEIPFVFLTRKADRESVARGFELGAADFLVKPASAELVVAKTAQLIEAGVRRRGGGLAGNLRDISLPDVIQALGNGRKTGLLHVSAGGTMGEIHFLEGAIADARFGQSARQEAIYAMLALKEGEFSLDPAFKPTARVINESTEALLLEGMRRMDEAGIG